From the genome of Vibrio porteresiae DSM 19223, one region includes:
- a CDS encoding SDR family NAD(P)-dependent oxidoreductase: MIEQSIASQIENQVAMVTGAAQGVGLHIASRLFAAGYKVLLTDINLAGAQAAANQLDPTGERAQACQLDVSQEADFAQALDHVITLWGSVQVLVNNAAMTKAVATMELKPEDFKQLVSINLGGTFTGCQVIGRYFASQGYGRIVNMASLAGQNGGTSTGAHYAASKGGIITLTKVFAKELAASGVTVNAVAPGPIDSPMVKELVPAERLPGLLNAIPVGRLGDADFIGDVVVQLASPKAYFTTGTTWDVNGGLFMR, from the coding sequence ATGATAGAACAATCGATCGCCTCTCAAATCGAAAACCAAGTCGCTATGGTGACCGGCGCGGCGCAAGGAGTGGGGTTGCACATCGCTTCTCGCCTGTTTGCTGCAGGTTACAAAGTGCTGCTGACCGACATCAACCTTGCTGGGGCGCAAGCGGCGGCTAATCAGTTAGATCCTACTGGAGAGCGCGCCCAAGCATGCCAACTGGATGTATCGCAAGAAGCTGACTTTGCTCAAGCGTTGGATCATGTCATTACCTTGTGGGGCAGTGTTCAAGTATTGGTGAACAATGCTGCGATGACCAAAGCCGTCGCAACCATGGAGCTGAAACCGGAAGATTTCAAACAGCTCGTAAGCATCAACCTTGGCGGAACCTTTACTGGGTGTCAGGTGATTGGCCGCTATTTTGCGAGCCAAGGTTATGGTCGCATCGTCAACATGGCATCGTTAGCGGGGCAAAATGGCGGGACTTCTACCGGTGCTCATTATGCCGCATCAAAAGGCGGCATCATCACTCTAACCAAAGTGTTTGCCAAAGAGCTAGCGGCCAGTGGTGTGACGGTAAATGCCGTGGCTCCGGGTCCGATTGATTCACCGATGGTAAAAGAGTTAGTGCCTGCTGAGCGCCTGCCGGGATTACTCAATGCGATTCCAGTTGGTCGCCTTGGGGATGCTGATTTTATCGGGGATGTGGTGGTGCAGCTTGCCAGCCCTAAAGCCTACTTCACAACCGGTACAACTTGGGATGTGAATGGCGGACTATTTATGCGCTAA
- a CDS encoding aromatic-ring-hydroxylating dioxygenase subunit beta, producing MINELELANKVAAFLWYEADLLDHRSYQEWLGLWTEKGHYIVPTDREVTDYQSTLNLAYDDGAMRRMRIARLESGESVSAASATVTVRMVSRIRVLDAGEDRILVRCAMTLNELRHGNLITYPADVEFTLVPKDDSFAIEQKVVKLLHAEGYLRTVSFIF from the coding sequence ATGATCAACGAATTGGAATTAGCAAACAAAGTCGCCGCTTTCCTGTGGTATGAAGCCGACCTTTTGGACCATCGCAGCTACCAAGAGTGGCTTGGCTTGTGGACAGAAAAAGGTCACTACATTGTGCCTACCGATCGTGAAGTTACCGATTATCAAAGTACACTCAATTTGGCTTATGACGATGGTGCAATGCGTCGCATGCGTATCGCACGTCTTGAAAGTGGTGAATCGGTATCGGCTGCTTCAGCTACGGTCACTGTGCGTATGGTTTCTCGTATTCGAGTTCTCGATGCGGGTGAAGATCGCATTTTGGTGCGCTGCGCTATGACGCTAAATGAACTGCGCCACGGTAATTTGATTACCTATCCAGCGGATGTGGAATTCACGCTGGTGCCTAAAGATGACAGCTTCGCTATCGAGCAAAAGGTGGTCAAACTGCTGCATGCGGAAGGTTACCTACGTACCGTTAGCTTTATTTTCTAA
- a CDS encoding aromatic ring-hydroxylating oxygenase subunit alpha, with the protein MEETVKMEQIQVRNIAMDAADLVEEGRVHKSLYSNPEIFDEELEKIFNRTWVYVGHESEIPEAGSFKTSYVGHHPVIMARDRKMNIHVMENRCRHRGATVCEKHRGKTKAFTCPYHGWGYGLDGSLRAIPKPEEYEGVINKEELPLEGLRHESYQGLVFATFNNEIEPLEDYLGGAKKWLDLFVKQAGGFPVQVLGEHRFSFPGNWKIQLENTTDAYHFPIVHKSFISSLDNATADIFDFLDGEGFVEDLGHGHSVMVMIPELVDLEANLDQPIPERFEELAEALRAEGHEEGMVRRLVRAAHGTGFNLNLFPNVSCSMAFFRVLRPVSVGETEIQHVAIGGQGAPAAFNQKRMRLHEHFQGPMGFGTPDDGEAWERVQKGAAAGTDGWILVNRGMNHLHTSPDGNVTGAVCSETGMRGAYRKYKEMMAAGKEA; encoded by the coding sequence GATCTTTGATGAAGAGTTAGAAAAAATCTTCAACCGCACTTGGGTCTATGTCGGTCATGAAAGTGAAATCCCTGAAGCGGGAAGCTTTAAAACCTCTTATGTCGGTCACCATCCCGTCATTATGGCACGCGATCGCAAGATGAACATTCATGTGATGGAAAACCGTTGTCGTCACCGCGGTGCTACCGTTTGTGAAAAGCATCGTGGTAAAACCAAAGCCTTCACTTGCCCATATCACGGTTGGGGTTACGGCTTAGATGGCAGTCTGCGTGCGATCCCTAAACCAGAAGAGTACGAAGGCGTTATCAACAAAGAAGAGTTGCCATTGGAAGGACTACGTCATGAGTCTTATCAAGGGTTGGTTTTCGCGACGTTTAATAACGAGATTGAACCGTTAGAAGATTACCTTGGCGGCGCTAAAAAATGGCTCGATCTGTTTGTGAAACAAGCGGGTGGGTTCCCTGTTCAAGTGTTGGGTGAGCACCGTTTTAGCTTCCCTGGTAACTGGAAAATTCAGCTCGAAAACACCACCGACGCGTACCATTTCCCTATCGTGCACAAATCGTTTATCAGCTCATTAGATAACGCAACCGCCGATATTTTTGATTTCTTAGACGGTGAAGGTTTTGTCGAAGACTTAGGTCATGGTCATAGCGTAATGGTGATGATCCCTGAACTGGTCGATCTAGAAGCCAACCTTGATCAACCGATTCCGGAGCGTTTTGAGGAGCTTGCTGAAGCGCTGCGTGCTGAAGGTCATGAAGAAGGTATGGTGCGCCGTTTAGTGCGTGCTGCGCACGGTACGGGTTTTAACCTCAATTTATTCCCGAATGTCTCTTGCTCAATGGCGTTCTTCCGTGTGCTGCGCCCAGTATCGGTTGGCGAAACCGAAATTCAACATGTGGCGATTGGTGGACAAGGTGCTCCTGCAGCATTTAACCAAAAACGGATGCGTTTACATGAACACTTCCAAGGCCCTATGGGTTTTGGTACGCCAGATGATGGCGAAGCGTGGGAACGAGTACAAAAAGGCGCAGCAGCGGGAACCGATGGCTGGATCTTAGTAAACCGCGGGATGAACCATTTACACACTTCACCTGATGGCAATGTCACTGGGGCGGTGTGTTCTGAAACTGGGATGCGCGGGGCGTATCGTAAATACAAAGAGATGATGGCAGCAGGGAAGGAGGCGTAA